Proteins from a genomic interval of Brucella intermedia LMG 3301:
- a CDS encoding ABC transporter permease, translating to MKQHNRRLNIVLMLALAAFVLLPWYRIEDGFLSFGWLDGMYGDGATAPGFWQMAFFGRPWLGAIAVLMLLCASARFILPVERRSGVLVWASLLGVIFLALQGLAIGFSGWNWTISENLFGTLADGQPAFGAGAILTGLCFLLIFSFGLAERGVMKGDAFVVSSITLLVALVAVFVFYPVISMFAGSVQDFDGSFKPEGFIDNIQDSSIWSLACLVGEGRCGVAWRTLWLALMTATGSTVLGLAFALVATRTGFPFKKGLRLLTILPIITPPFVVGLALTLLFGRAGVVTEQLSSIFGIEPGRWLYGLIGIWIAQVLSFTPISFLVLIGVVEGVSPSMEEASQTLRADRWRTFRKVSLPLMAPGLANAFLIAFIESMADFGNPMVLGGSNGVLSTEIFFAVVGAQNDPSRAAVLAIVLLCFTLTAFLIQRVWLSGKNFATVTGKGDSGMHAGLPRGLKIGVYALVIPWMVFTVVVYAMILIGGFVRQWGLDNTLTVEHYARAFSINWTENGIAWTGVAWNSFWTTMEISLLSAPLTAAVGLLTAYLIVRQRFVGRNVFEFALMLSFAIPGTVIGVSYVMAFNLPPLEMTGTALILIACFVFRNMPVGVRGGVAAMSQLDKSLDEASLTLRANSFRTIRKVILPLLRPAITAALVYSFVRAITSISAVIFLVSAEYNMATSYIVGLVENGQFGVAIAYSSMLIVVMIVVITSFQLLVGERKLRRENRVAAVTPVKTIRQEKAA from the coding sequence ATGAAACAGCATAATCGCAGACTGAATATTGTTCTTATGCTGGCGTTGGCAGCATTTGTCTTGCTGCCTTGGTACCGCATTGAAGACGGCTTTCTGAGTTTCGGTTGGCTGGACGGAATGTATGGCGACGGTGCAACGGCGCCGGGCTTCTGGCAAATGGCCTTCTTCGGGCGTCCGTGGCTTGGCGCTATCGCCGTGTTGATGCTTCTCTGCGCCTCTGCCCGTTTCATATTGCCTGTAGAGCGTCGTAGCGGTGTTTTAGTCTGGGCAAGTCTCCTTGGTGTGATATTTCTGGCGCTGCAAGGGCTGGCTATCGGCTTTTCCGGCTGGAACTGGACGATCAGCGAAAATCTGTTCGGCACGCTCGCAGACGGTCAGCCGGCCTTCGGCGCAGGAGCGATCCTGACAGGCCTATGCTTTCTGCTCATTTTTTCGTTTGGTCTGGCGGAACGCGGCGTGATGAAGGGGGACGCTTTCGTCGTCTCTTCCATCACCCTGCTTGTCGCGCTGGTAGCTGTATTTGTCTTCTATCCTGTCATCAGCATGTTTGCCGGGTCGGTGCAGGATTTCGATGGCTCGTTCAAGCCTGAAGGGTTTATTGACAATATTCAGGATTCCTCGATCTGGAGCCTGGCCTGTCTTGTCGGGGAAGGACGGTGTGGCGTCGCATGGCGCACATTGTGGCTGGCGCTGATGACGGCGACGGGGTCCACAGTGCTGGGCCTCGCCTTTGCACTGGTCGCTACCCGCACGGGTTTTCCTTTCAAGAAGGGATTGCGGCTTCTCACCATATTGCCGATCATCACGCCGCCCTTCGTCGTCGGGCTTGCTTTGACGCTGCTTTTTGGCCGCGCGGGGGTCGTGACGGAGCAGTTATCCAGCATATTCGGCATCGAGCCCGGACGGTGGCTCTACGGCCTCATTGGCATATGGATCGCTCAGGTCCTGTCGTTTACGCCCATTTCCTTCCTCGTGCTAATCGGCGTTGTCGAAGGTGTGTCCCCGTCAATGGAAGAGGCATCGCAAACCCTGCGTGCCGATCGCTGGCGGACGTTCCGCAAGGTTTCATTGCCTCTGATGGCGCCGGGCCTTGCCAATGCGTTTCTCATCGCCTTCATAGAAAGCATGGCGGATTTCGGCAATCCGATGGTGCTCGGCGGCAGCAATGGCGTGCTCTCGACAGAAATATTCTTTGCCGTGGTGGGCGCCCAAAACGATCCCTCGCGTGCGGCGGTTCTCGCTATCGTGTTGCTGTGCTTTACATTGACCGCGTTTCTCATTCAACGCGTATGGCTTTCCGGCAAGAACTTCGCCACGGTGACCGGCAAGGGTGATTCCGGAATGCATGCCGGCTTGCCACGCGGGCTAAAAATCGGCGTTTATGCCCTTGTCATCCCTTGGATGGTTTTCACTGTCGTTGTTTATGCGATGATCCTCATCGGCGGCTTCGTGCGACAGTGGGGGCTCGATAATACGCTGACGGTCGAACATTACGCACGGGCCTTTTCTATCAATTGGACCGAGAACGGCATTGCATGGACCGGCGTGGCGTGGAACTCGTTCTGGACGACCATGGAAATTTCACTGCTATCGGCACCACTCACTGCGGCAGTCGGTCTGCTGACGGCTTATCTGATCGTTCGTCAGCGTTTTGTCGGACGCAATGTTTTCGAATTTGCCCTGATGCTGAGTTTTGCCATCCCCGGAACGGTAATCGGCGTCAGCTATGTCATGGCCTTCAACTTGCCGCCGCTTGAAATGACCGGCACAGCGCTGATCCTGATTGCATGTTTCGTGTTCCGCAACATGCCGGTGGGCGTGCGTGGGGGGGTCGCAGCCATGAGCCAGCTCGACAAGAGCCTAGATGAAGCCTCCCTGACGCTGCGGGCAAACAGCTTCCGCACGATCCGCAAGGTCATTCTGCCGCTGCTGCGCCCGGCGATCACTGCGGCGTTGGTCTATTCCTTCGTACGCGCAATCACCTCCATCAGCGCGGTCATCTTCCTTGTATCGGCAGAGTACAATATGGCGACGT
- the putA gene encoding trifunctional transcriptional regulator/proline dehydrogenase/L-glutamate gamma-semialdehyde dehydrogenase, whose amino-acid sequence MTDTIPVPTNPVFQTFAPPIREQNAMRQAITAAYRRPEAECVSALAAQAALPEETAKQIRATARKLIEALRAKHKGTGVEGLVHEYSLSSQEGVALMCLAEALLRIPDMATRDALIRDKISNGDWKSHIGGGRSLFVNAATWGLVVTGKLTNTVNDRGLSAALTRLIARCGEPVIRRGVDMAMRMMGEQFVTGETIDEALKRAKPLEERGFRYSYDMLGEAATTAADAERYYKDYETAIHAIGRASAGRGIYEGPGISIKLSALHPRYVRSQSDRVMGELLPKVKALAVIAKSYNIGLNIDAEEADRLELSLDLLQSLIEDPELADWEGIGFVVQAYGKRCPFVLDFIIDLARQNKRRVMVRLVKGAYWDAEIKRAQVDGLEDFPVYTRKVHTDVSYIACARKLLAATDAVFPQFATHNAQTLATIYHLAGPDFKTGKFEFQCLHGMGEPLYDEVVGADKLGRPARIYAPVGTHETLLAYLVRRLLENGANSSFVNRIGDENVSVDELIADPVEVVRSMAVVGARHDQIALPENLYGARKNSDGFDLSNETTLAELSKILKDSATRAWTSEPQVAGAKVKGTSRPVLNPGDHSDVVGQVTEIAEADVAKAMKAAKKATASWSVVAPAERAACLERAADIMQRDMPVLLGLIMREAGKSMPNAIAEVREAIDFLRYYAEQTRRTLGVGHKALGPIVCISPWNFPLAIFTGQIAAALVAGNPVLAKPAEETPLIAAQGVRILHEAGIPADALQLLPGDGRIGAALVAAEETCGVMFTGSTEVARLIQAQLASRLLPNGKPIPLIAETGGQNAMIVDSSALAEQVVFDVIASAFDSAGQRCSALRVLCLQEDVADRILTMLKGALKELSIGRTDRLNVDIGPVITDEAKTIIEKHVQAMRDLGRKVEQLPLGAETEKGTFVAPTIIEINSLRDLKREVFGPVLHVVRYKRDDMERLIDDINATGYGLTFGLHTRLDETIANVADRIRVGNIYINRNVIGAIVGVQPFGGRGLSGTGPKAGGPLYLGRLVEAAPIPPRHSSVHTDPALKDFAKWLGNRGMNDLAQAARDTGSASALGLDLELPGPVGERNLYALHARGNILLVPQTETGLYRQMTAALATGNTVYIDETSGLRNVLKDIPASVAARTIWTNNWESDAPFAGALIEGDAERIVEINKKIATLPGPLVLTQAASSEELANNPDAYCLNWLLEEVSTSINTTAAGGNASLMAIG is encoded by the coding sequence CAAAACGCGATGAGGCAGGCGATCACCGCCGCTTATCGTCGTCCTGAAGCCGAATGCGTTTCCGCATTGGCTGCGCAGGCTGCTTTGCCGGAAGAAACGGCCAAGCAGATCCGTGCCACGGCCCGCAAGCTGATCGAAGCGTTGCGCGCCAAGCACAAGGGCACAGGCGTCGAAGGTCTGGTGCATGAATATTCGCTGTCGAGCCAGGAAGGCGTGGCGCTGATGTGCCTTGCCGAAGCGCTGCTGCGTATCCCCGACATGGCGACGCGCGACGCGCTGATCCGCGACAAGATTTCCAATGGCGACTGGAAGTCCCATATCGGCGGCGGGCGTTCGCTTTTCGTCAACGCGGCAACCTGGGGCCTTGTGGTCACCGGCAAGCTGACGAATACAGTCAATGATCGCGGCCTGTCAGCCGCTCTGACGCGCCTGATCGCGCGTTGCGGCGAGCCTGTCATTCGCCGTGGCGTTGACATGGCCATGCGCATGATGGGCGAACAGTTCGTCACCGGCGAAACCATCGACGAGGCGTTGAAACGCGCCAAGCCGTTGGAAGAACGCGGTTTCCGCTATTCCTACGACATGCTGGGTGAAGCCGCGACGACTGCTGCTGACGCCGAGCGCTATTACAAGGATTACGAGACCGCGATCCACGCCATTGGTCGTGCATCGGCTGGTCGGGGCATTTATGAGGGCCCCGGCATTTCCATCAAGCTTTCTGCTCTGCATCCGCGTTACGTCCGCTCACAGAGCGACCGCGTGATGGGAGAGCTTCTGCCCAAGGTGAAGGCGCTCGCTGTCATCGCCAAGTCTTATAATATCGGCCTCAATATCGATGCCGAAGAAGCTGACCGTCTGGAACTGTCGCTCGATCTGTTGCAGAGCCTCATCGAAGACCCGGAGTTGGCGGATTGGGAAGGCATCGGCTTTGTGGTGCAGGCCTATGGCAAGCGTTGTCCGTTTGTGCTCGATTTCATCATTGATCTGGCGCGGCAGAACAAACGCCGCGTGATGGTTCGTCTGGTCAAGGGCGCTTACTGGGATGCCGAGATCAAGCGTGCGCAGGTGGATGGACTGGAAGATTTCCCGGTTTATACGCGCAAGGTACATACCGATGTTTCCTACATAGCCTGCGCCCGCAAGCTTCTGGCTGCGACCGATGCCGTTTTCCCGCAATTTGCAACCCACAATGCGCAGACGCTGGCCACCATCTATCATTTGGCTGGGCCGGATTTTAAAACCGGCAAGTTTGAGTTCCAGTGCCTGCATGGCATGGGTGAGCCGCTTTATGATGAAGTTGTCGGCGCTGACAAGCTTGGCCGTCCGGCCCGCATTTATGCGCCTGTCGGCACGCATGAAACGCTGCTGGCTTATCTCGTCCGCCGCCTTCTTGAAAACGGCGCGAATTCCTCCTTCGTCAACCGTATCGGTGACGAAAATGTTTCCGTTGATGAGCTGATCGCCGATCCGGTTGAAGTCGTTCGCTCCATGGCTGTTGTCGGGGCACGCCATGATCAGATTGCCCTGCCGGAAAATCTCTATGGCGCGCGCAAGAATTCCGATGGTTTCGATCTGTCGAACGAGACTACGCTTGCTGAACTGAGCAAAATTCTGAAAGACAGCGCCACTCGTGCATGGACATCGGAGCCGCAGGTTGCTGGCGCCAAGGTGAAGGGAACCAGCCGTCCGGTGCTCAATCCCGGCGATCACAGCGATGTTGTAGGCCAGGTGACGGAGATTGCCGAGGCAGACGTAGCCAAGGCCATGAAGGCAGCAAAGAAGGCAACGGCGAGCTGGTCGGTGGTCGCGCCTGCTGAGCGTGCAGCCTGTCTGGAACGTGCCGCTGACATCATGCAGCGTGATATGCCGGTTCTACTGGGCCTCATCATGCGCGAAGCTGGCAAATCCATGCCAAACGCGATTGCCGAAGTACGCGAAGCCATCGACTTCCTGCGCTATTATGCGGAACAGACCCGGCGTACGCTGGGCGTTGGCCATAAGGCGCTGGGGCCTATCGTCTGCATCAGCCCGTGGAACTTTCCGCTGGCGATCTTCACCGGCCAGATTGCGGCAGCGCTTGTCGCCGGCAATCCGGTGCTGGCAAAGCCTGCCGAAGAAACCCCGCTTATTGCAGCACAGGGCGTTCGTATCCTGCATGAGGCTGGCATTCCCGCTGATGCGCTGCAGCTTCTGCCGGGCGATGGCCGCATTGGGGCCGCGTTGGTTGCTGCCGAAGAAACATGCGGCGTGATGTTCACAGGCTCGACCGAAGTGGCGCGTCTCATTCAGGCGCAGCTTGCCTCCCGTCTGTTGCCAAATGGAAAGCCTATTCCGCTCATTGCTGAAACCGGCGGTCAGAATGCAATGATCGTGGATTCTTCTGCGCTCGCCGAGCAGGTCGTTTTCGACGTGATTGCATCGGCATTTGATAGCGCCGGTCAGCGTTGTTCAGCGCTGCGTGTTCTCTGCCTCCAGGAAGACGTCGCTGACCGCATCCTGACCATGCTCAAGGGCGCACTGAAGGAACTTTCGATCGGTCGTACCGACCGGCTGAACGTCGATATTGGCCCGGTCATCACCGATGAAGCCAAGACCATAATCGAAAAGCACGTTCAGGCTATGCGCGATCTCGGCCGCAAGGTCGAACAGCTGCCGCTTGGGGCTGAAACCGAGAAGGGCACTTTTGTTGCGCCGACCATCATCGAGATCAATTCGCTTCGCGATCTGAAACGGGAAGTCTTCGGCCCGGTATTGCATGTCGTGCGCTACAAGCGCGATGATATGGAGCGTCTGATCGACGACATTAACGCGACGGGTTACGGGCTTACTTTCGGCCTGCATACACGCCTTGACGAAACCATCGCCAACGTTGCGGATCGTATCCGTGTCGGCAATATCTATATCAATCGCAATGTTATCGGCGCCATTGTCGGCGTGCAGCCTTTCGGCGGGCGCGGCCTGTCCGGCACCGGACCCAAGGCTGGTGGCCCACTCTACCTTGGACGTTTGGTGGAAGCAGCGCCGATCCCGCCGCGCCACAGCTCGGTTCACACCGATCCGGCGCTTAAGGACTTTGCCAAGTGGCTTGGCAATCGTGGCATGAATGATCTGGCACAAGCTGCCCGCGATACCGGCAGCGCCTCGGCGCTCGGCCTTGATCTGGAATTGCCGGGCCCGGTCGGTGAGCGCAATCTTTATGCGTTGCATGCGCGTGGAAATATCCTGCTGGTTCCGCAGACGGAAACAGGCCTTTATCGCCAGATGACTGCTGCCCTTGCCACGGGTAATACCGTCTATATTGACGAGACTTCGGGCTTGCGGAATGTTCTGAAAGATATTCCGGCTTCCGTGGCAGCGCGTACGATCTGGACCAATAACTGGGAATCCGATGCGCCATTTGCCGGTGCTCTGATTGAAGGCGACGCTGAACGCATCGTGGAGATCAATAAGAAGATCGCGACGCTCCCCGGGCCGTTGGTTCTGACGCAGGCGGCTTCCTCGGAAGAACTGGCAAACAACCCGGACGCCTATTGCCTCAATTGGCTTCTGGAAGAAGTTTCGACCTCGATCAACACCACGGCTGCGGGTGGCAATGCCAGCCTGATGGCAATCGGCTGA
- a CDS encoding ABC transporter substrate-binding protein, with the protein MRSAFFVAALAAGVSSFAFSAQAAGNLNLICSADVVICEQMKNMFEKDTGIKVNMVRLSSGETYAKIRAEARNPKTDIWWAGTGDPHLQAASEGLTLEYKSPMLEQLNDWAKKQAESSGFRTVGVYAGALGWGYNTDILAKKNLKEPKCWADLLDASYKGEIQMANPNSSGTAYTALATLVQIMGEDKAYEYLKKLNENVSQYTKSGSAPVKSAARGETGIGIVFMHDAVSMTAEGFPIKSVAPCEGTGYEIGSMSIIKGAKNLENAKKWYDWALTAEVQSHMKDAKSFQLPSNKSAEVPKESPRFEDIKLIDYDFKTYGEPAKRKELLERWDKEIGAHAN; encoded by the coding sequence ATGCGTTCGGCATTTTTCGTTGCTGCGCTCGCTGCGGGCGTATCTTCATTTGCTTTTTCTGCGCAGGCCGCAGGCAATCTCAATCTCATTTGTTCGGCGGATGTGGTCATCTGCGAGCAGATGAAGAACATGTTCGAGAAGGATACCGGCATCAAGGTCAACATGGTCCGGCTTTCTTCCGGTGAAACCTACGCCAAGATACGGGCCGAAGCGCGCAATCCGAAAACCGACATCTGGTGGGCCGGCACGGGCGATCCGCACCTGCAGGCAGCTTCCGAAGGGCTGACGCTTGAGTATAAGTCGCCGATGCTCGAGCAACTGAATGATTGGGCCAAGAAGCAGGCCGAAAGCTCCGGATTCCGCACGGTCGGGGTTTATGCCGGTGCGCTCGGTTGGGGTTACAATACTGATATTCTGGCCAAGAAAAACCTGAAAGAGCCGAAATGCTGGGCTGATTTGCTCGACGCATCCTACAAGGGCGAAATCCAGATGGCCAACCCGAACTCTTCAGGCACGGCCTATACGGCGTTGGCTACGCTCGTGCAGATCATGGGCGAAGACAAGGCCTATGAATATTTGAAGAAGCTCAACGAGAACGTATCGCAGTACACCAAATCAGGCTCGGCCCCGGTCAAGTCGGCGGCGCGAGGGGAGACAGGTATCGGCATCGTCTTCATGCACGATGCGGTTTCGATGACGGCGGAAGGCTTCCCGATCAAGTCAGTCGCACCGTGCGAAGGCACTGGTTATGAAATTGGCTCAATGTCCATCATAAAGGGTGCCAAGAATCTTGAGAACGCCAAGAAGTGGTATGACTGGGCGCTGACCGCCGAAGTGCAGTCGCACATGAAGGATGCGAAGTCCTTCCAGTTGCCGTCGAACAAGTCGGCTGAAGTGCCAAAGGAATCGCCGCGCTTCGAGGACATCAAGCTCATTGATTATGACTTCAAGACATATGGCGAACCGGCCAAGCGCAAGGAATTGCTCGAGCGCTGGGATAAGGAAATCGGCGCGCACGCCAACTGA